In Pseudobacter ginsenosidimutans, the following are encoded in one genomic region:
- a CDS encoding YraN family protein: MAQHNETGKIGEDQAARWFRQQGYTVLHRNWCFRKYEIDLIATKNNTLHFIEVKTRTSHSFGYPEEAVSRKKMENMMKCAEHYQQLDPQWKRIQYDILSITLHRNGNTDYYLIEDIYC; this comes from the coding sequence ATGGCTCAACATAATGAGACCGGTAAAATAGGAGAAGATCAAGCTGCGAGATGGTTCCGGCAACAGGGATACACGGTATTGCACCGGAACTGGTGTTTCCGTAAATATGAGATAGACCTGATTGCCACGAAGAACAATACCCTTCATTTCATCGAAGTAAAAACCAGGACCAGCCATAGTTTCGGCTATCCGGAAGAGGCTGTTTCAAGGAAGAAGATGGAGAACATGATGAAGTGCGCAGAACATTACCAGCAGCTGGACCCGCAGTGGAAACGCATCCAGTACGATATCCTCAGCATCACCCTTCACCGTAATGGCAATACAGACTATTATTTAATTGAAGACATTTACTGCTGA
- a CDS encoding DUF3810 domain-containing protein, with the protein MFTRNKWLFVFTGLAVVIKVFSLFPDAVERYYSNGIYPLIGKLQRALFGWIPFSVGDIFYAVLILLLLRKIVVLVKKIKKREANRAYWLAGLKQFIWVVVLVYVSFNGLWALNYNRNGIASQLGLKVSTYTQEELVGVMETITERLASLDSAALLTRPDIRKKRNLFRNAVNSYDSLAAHDPVFDYSIKSVKPSLYSYLGNYLGFTGYYNPFSGEAQVNTTVPLFIQPFTTCHEIGHQLGYAKENEANFAGYLAAKSSSDAAFRYSVYFDLYTYSWYYLYNIDSAMARRFSERLPVTVKNDYKELKEFNRKHRNPVERVIDHLYGQYLKANEQPSGKLAYNEVIAWLVAYYKKYGKEAI; encoded by the coding sequence ATGTTCACCAGAAACAAGTGGCTTTTCGTTTTTACAGGACTGGCAGTTGTAATAAAGGTTTTCTCCCTGTTCCCGGATGCCGTTGAGCGGTATTATTCCAATGGTATCTACCCGCTAATAGGAAAACTGCAGCGAGCCCTTTTCGGCTGGATACCTTTCAGCGTGGGTGATATTTTCTATGCAGTGCTGATCCTGCTCTTGCTGAGGAAGATAGTGGTGCTGGTGAAAAAGATAAAAAAGAGGGAGGCCAACAGGGCTTACTGGCTGGCCGGACTGAAACAGTTCATCTGGGTAGTGGTACTGGTCTATGTTTCTTTCAATGGCCTCTGGGCGCTGAATTACAACCGGAACGGCATCGCTTCACAACTCGGCCTGAAGGTTAGCACCTATACGCAGGAAGAACTGGTAGGGGTGATGGAGACCATTACTGAAAGACTTGCATCCCTCGATAGTGCCGCCTTACTCACCCGGCCGGATATACGAAAAAAAAGGAACCTGTTCCGCAATGCGGTCAACTCCTATGATTCTCTGGCAGCACATGATCCTGTTTTCGATTATTCCATTAAATCAGTGAAGCCTTCATTGTACAGTTATCTGGGGAACTATCTTGGGTTCACGGGTTATTATAATCCATTCTCGGGAGAAGCGCAGGTGAATACTACAGTTCCACTTTTTATCCAACCCTTCACTACCTGTCATGAAATTGGTCACCAGCTCGGATATGCGAAAGAGAATGAAGCAAATTTTGCGGGTTACCTGGCTGCAAAGAGTTCTTCGGATGCGGCTTTCCGTTATTCCGTGTACTTCGACCTGTATACATATAGCTGGTATTACCTGTACAATATCGACAGCGCCATGGCACGCCGCTTCAGCGAGCGCTTGCCCGTTACCGTTAAGAATGATTATAAGGAATTGAAAGAGTTCAACAGGAAGCACCGCAATCCGGTGGAGCGGGTGATAGATCATTTGTACGGTCAGTACCTGAAGGCGAATGAACAACCTTCAGGCAAACTGGCCTATAATGAAGTGATAGCGTGGCTGGTAGCGTATTATAAGAAATATGGGAAGGAAGCGATCTAG
- a CDS encoding DUF6580 family putative transport protein, giving the protein MKSNKKLIWSLVVMVIVAAVYRVIPDRPLGFAPQLAIALFSGAMIKDRKLAFLFPVLSMLISDLLYQGLYAAGMSPYGGFYGGMWINYLLFTSVTVFGMMIKKVNLKNVLAASLAGPTFFFLLSNFLTWAGVGDYVEYPKTWEGLMACYAAGIPFYKGSLMATVAFSGLFFGTWYLLGKRETKTAVA; this is encoded by the coding sequence ATGAAATCAAACAAGAAACTGATCTGGAGCCTGGTAGTGATGGTGATCGTTGCTGCCGTATATCGTGTTATCCCTGACAGGCCACTGGGCTTTGCTCCCCAGCTGGCAATTGCCCTCTTCAGTGGCGCCATGATCAAAGACAGGAAGCTTGCCTTCTTATTCCCTGTATTGTCCATGCTGATCTCTGACCTGTTGTATCAGGGACTGTATGCTGCCGGTATGTCTCCCTACGGAGGTTTCTATGGCGGTATGTGGATCAATTACCTGCTCTTCACTTCCGTAACTGTGTTCGGAATGATGATAAAGAAAGTGAATTTGAAGAATGTACTGGCAGCTTCTCTGGCTGGTCCTACATTTTTCTTCCTCTTATCCAATTTCCTCACCTGGGCAGGTGTAGGCGATTATGTTGAATATCCAAAGACCTGGGAAGGACTGATGGCTTGTTATGCAGCCGGCATTCCTTTCTATAAAGGCAGCCTGATGGCAACCGTAGCATTCAGCGGCCTGTTCTTCGGAACCTGGTACCTGCTTGGAAAGCGCGAAACAAAAACTGCCGTGGCCTAG
- the dcd gene encoding dCTP deaminase: protein MILSDSRILEEIEKGTIKIEPYDRQCLGSNSYDVHLGKHLATYREHILDAKKHNEIEVFEIPDDGFVLYPHIFYLGVTEEYTETHAHVPFLEGKSSTGRLGIDIHATAGKGDVGFCGHWTLEISVKQPVKVYKGMPVGQLIYFPVEGEIEIKYNQKKNAKYSGQPDRPVESMMWKNKF from the coding sequence ATGATCCTGTCGGATTCGAGAATACTGGAAGAAATAGAAAAAGGGACAATCAAGATCGAGCCCTATGACCGGCAATGCCTGGGCAGCAACTCCTATGATGTGCATCTCGGTAAGCACCTTGCTACCTACCGGGAACATATCCTGGACGCCAAAAAGCATAATGAGATCGAGGTATTTGAGATCCCTGATGACGGCTTCGTACTCTATCCGCATATCTTCTACCTGGGAGTAACCGAAGAATATACCGAAACACATGCCCATGTACCATTCCTCGAAGGCAAATCCTCTACAGGACGCCTGGGTATCGACATTCACGCCACGGCCGGGAAAGGCGATGTTGGTTTCTGCGGCCACTGGACCCTGGAGATCTCTGTGAAGCAACCAGTAAAAGTGTACAAGGGAATGCCCGTGGGTCAACTGATCTATTTCCCTGTTGAAGGCGAGATCGAGATCAAGTATAACCAGAAGAAGAATGCCAAGTACAGTGGTCAGCCAGACAGACCTGTGGAGAGCATGATGTGGAAGAACAAGTTCTAG
- a CDS encoding response regulator transcription factor gives MTILIIEDEQKVASFIKKGLEEQQFTVELESDGEAGLKAAMEKDYDIIILDILLPGLNGREICRRLRQAQVWTPILMLSALQTTDDIVTGLDHGADDYLTKPFHFRELLARIQALHRRHHQDNIGEETLQFNDLLLNTASKTASRNGVQIILTAREYKLLELFMKHPNKVLSRAFISDAVWGIDRQSNANVVDVYVNYLRNKIEKPFNGEKLIHTLTGMGYVLKS, from the coding sequence ATGACCATTCTCATCATCGAAGACGAACAGAAAGTAGCTTCCTTCATCAAAAAAGGATTGGAAGAGCAGCAATTCACCGTTGAACTGGAATCCGATGGAGAAGCCGGCCTCAAAGCCGCTATGGAAAAGGATTATGATATCATCATCCTGGATATCCTATTACCCGGACTGAACGGTCGCGAGATCTGCCGAAGGCTGCGCCAGGCCCAGGTCTGGACGCCCATTCTGATGCTCTCTGCCCTGCAGACCACTGATGACATCGTTACAGGTCTCGATCATGGCGCAGATGATTACCTCACCAAGCCCTTTCATTTCCGTGAACTCCTGGCGCGCATCCAGGCGTTGCACCGCAGGCATCACCAGGACAATATTGGAGAGGAAACCCTTCAATTCAATGACCTGTTGCTGAACACAGCCAGTAAGACCGCCTCCCGCAACGGCGTACAGATCATTCTTACAGCCCGAGAATACAAACTGCTGGAGCTGTTCATGAAACACCCCAACAAGGTATTGAGCCGCGCCTTCATTTCCGATGCCGTCTGGGGGATCGACCGGCAGTCCAATGCCAATGTGGTGGACGTGTACGTGAACTATCTCCGCAACAAGATCGAGAAACCCTTCAACGGGGAGAAGCTCATTCATACCCTTACCGGCATGGGCTATGTACTAAAATCGTAA
- a CDS encoding YkgJ family cysteine cluster protein — MSPFNLKSFKKKMLQNKPILRRFLTRQENNQPRGLDKVMHQENVEVWKDMDCLACANCCKTMSPTFTNEDIRRISKHVGMSAQAFRDKYLYLDKADNDWMNKAQPCQFLNLDDNKCSIYEVRPADCAGFPHHTKKKPLDYIHVYKQNVEYCPATYKLVERMMYRMEGEKLK, encoded by the coding sequence ATGTCACCATTCAATCTAAAGTCGTTCAAGAAAAAGATGTTGCAGAACAAGCCGATCCTCAGGAGGTTTCTCACCCGTCAGGAGAATAACCAACCCAGGGGTCTCGACAAAGTGATGCACCAGGAGAATGTGGAAGTGTGGAAAGACATGGATTGCCTGGCCTGCGCCAACTGTTGCAAAACCATGAGTCCTACCTTCACCAATGAAGATATCAGGCGCATTTCAAAGCATGTTGGCATGAGCGCGCAAGCCTTTCGTGATAAATACCTCTACCTCGATAAAGCGGATAACGACTGGATGAACAAGGCGCAACCCTGCCAGTTCCTCAACCTGGATGATAACAAGTGCAGTATCTACGAAGTGCGTCCCGCCGACTGCGCCGGTTTCCCCCATCACACCAAAAAGAAGCCACTGGATTATATCCACGTGTACAAACAAAATGTGGAGTATTGTCCGGCTACCTACAAACTGGTGGAAAGGATGATGTACCGCATGGAAGGGGAGAAACTGAAATAG
- a CDS encoding 4'-phosphopantetheinyl transferase family protein has protein sequence MGLFYQHNINGGTKVAIWRIEEDESFFLQKVPLKANVSHPYKRLQHLAGRYLLPELVENFPLSEILIADTRKPFLENEQYHFSISHCGNYAAAIVSSEERVGVDIELVTPRMYTIAHKFLHESEQAYLHEWEYMSKVHLELMTILWCAKEAVYKWYGNGQLSFREDMRLCGPVVFGSNDWIQFPFEFRKDGIVPLTIRARIFDPLVMAYVTTDETIKV, from the coding sequence GTGGGTTTGTTTTATCAACATAATATCAACGGGGGCACAAAAGTAGCAATTTGGCGAATTGAAGAGGATGAAAGTTTTTTCCTCCAAAAAGTACCCCTCAAAGCTAATGTATCGCATCCTTACAAGCGCCTTCAACACCTGGCAGGCCGATACCTGTTACCTGAGCTGGTGGAGAATTTTCCGCTGTCGGAGATCCTGATCGCCGATACCCGCAAGCCTTTCCTTGAAAATGAACAATACCATTTCTCCATTTCACATTGCGGAAATTATGCCGCAGCTATCGTGAGCAGCGAGGAAAGGGTAGGCGTGGATATCGAACTGGTGACGCCCCGTATGTATACCATCGCCCATAAATTCCTTCATGAATCGGAACAGGCTTATTTGCATGAATGGGAATACATGAGCAAGGTCCACCTGGAACTCATGACCATCCTCTGGTGCGCCAAGGAAGCGGTATACAAATGGTATGGCAACGGGCAATTGAGTTTCCGGGAAGATATGCGGCTATGTGGCCCGGTTGTATTTGGGTCCAACGACTGGATCCAGTTCCCCTTCGAGTTCCGGAAAGACGGTATAGTGCCACTCACCATCCGCGCACGGATCTTCGATCCCCTGGTAATGGCCTATGTTACCACCGATGAAACAATCAAAGTGTAA
- a CDS encoding peroxiredoxin produces the protein MSNRILSIGSQFPAFKKKAVVSTEKGKEFADLTQDHASSQGQWMVMFWWPKDFTFVCPTEIAEFNKKASDFSDRDTVLIGASTDSEFVHLAWRKDHADLKDLKFPMLADTSKSLAEELGILDNEEKIAYRATFIIDPQGIVRWVSVYDLNVGRNVQEVLRVLDALQTDELCPCNWNKGQETLTTQLNMN, from the coding sequence ATGTCCAACAGAATTTTGTCTATTGGGAGCCAATTCCCTGCATTCAAGAAAAAGGCAGTAGTATCTACAGAGAAAGGAAAAGAGTTCGCAGACCTCACACAGGACCATGCAAGCAGCCAGGGTCAGTGGATGGTGATGTTCTGGTGGCCAAAGGATTTCACTTTCGTTTGTCCTACAGAGATCGCTGAGTTCAACAAGAAAGCTTCCGATTTCTCTGACCGCGATACTGTGCTGATCGGCGCTTCTACTGATTCCGAGTTTGTGCACCTGGCCTGGAGAAAAGATCATGCTGACCTGAAAGACCTGAAGTTCCCCATGCTGGCAGACACTTCCAAATCACTGGCTGAAGAACTGGGTATCCTGGATAATGAAGAGAAGATCGCTTACCGCGCTACTTTCATCATCGATCCACAGGGTATCGTTCGCTGGGTAAGTGTATATGACCTGAACGTAGGCCGCAACGTACAGGAAGTACTCCGCGTACTGGACGCCCTGCAAACAGACGAGCTCTGCCCCTGCAACTGGAATAAAGGTCAGGAAACACTGACTACCCAGTTGAACATGAACTAA
- the rnhA gene encoding ribonuclease HI, translated as MSKELIIYTDGSSRGNPGPGGYGAILMWGGKAKELSAGFRKTTNNRMELMAVIAALEALTRPGLNITIYSDSQYVVKAVQEGWLRNWIRTNFKGGKKNKDLWLRYDGLAQKHQVKFVWVKGHADNPYNNRCDVLATTAADQKGLPPDLGFESGEN; from the coding sequence ATGTCGAAAGAACTGATCATTTATACAGATGGCTCTTCCCGCGGTAACCCAGGTCCGGGTGGCTATGGCGCCATCCTTATGTGGGGAGGAAAAGCGAAAGAGCTTTCTGCCGGATTCCGCAAAACCACCAATAACCGTATGGAACTGATGGCCGTGATCGCTGCATTGGAAGCACTCACCAGGCCGGGCCTCAACATCACCATCTATTCAGATTCGCAATACGTGGTGAAGGCTGTACAGGAAGGCTGGCTCCGTAACTGGATCCGCACCAATTTCAAAGGAGGCAAGAAGAACAAAGACCTCTGGTTGCGGTACGACGGACTGGCACAAAAACACCAGGTTAAATTCGTGTGGGTGAAAGGTCATGCAGACAATCCCTATAACAATCGCTGCGATGTGCTGGCCACAACAGCAGCCGATCAGAAAGGGCTTCCACCGGACCTGGGATTTGAGAGCGGGGAGAATTAA
- a CDS encoding carboxymuconolactone decarboxylase family protein — protein sequence MSVEVIQNETFQNLLAELNIPNYVPSANAQALLQVNARYIKDLKINTGNVLNNTQYLTRKEALLLALGVAVNERVIFLQEAFTGLAKDAGATEAEIAEMIACTSLMATNNVFYRFRHFMQKEYYTATPAGIKMSIMMNPVLGKEFFELASLVISSINGCEMCVTSHEQSVLQHGSSEGKVLEAVKLGAVIKGLITILT from the coding sequence ATGAGCGTTGAAGTAATTCAGAACGAGACTTTTCAAAATCTGCTGGCGGAACTGAACATCCCCAACTACGTTCCCTCTGCCAATGCACAGGCATTGCTGCAGGTGAATGCCAGGTATATCAAGGATCTTAAGATCAATACCGGCAATGTACTGAACAACACGCAGTACCTCACCCGCAAGGAAGCATTGCTGCTGGCGCTGGGCGTTGCTGTGAACGAGCGCGTGATCTTCCTGCAGGAAGCTTTCACCGGCCTGGCAAAAGATGCCGGCGCCACTGAAGCTGAAATTGCAGAGATGATCGCCTGTACTTCACTGATGGCTACCAACAATGTGTTCTACAGGTTCCGTCACTTCATGCAGAAAGAATATTACACAGCCACTCCTGCAGGCATCAAGATGAGCATCATGATGAATCCTGTGCTGGGCAAGGAGTTCTTTGAGCTGGCAAGTTTAGTGATCTCTTCCATCAATGGTTGTGAGATGTGCGTTACCTCGCATGAGCAATCCGTTCTGCAACACGGCAGCAGCGAAGGCAAAGTGCTGGAAGCTGTAAAGCTGGGCGCAGTGATAAAAGGACTGATCACCATCTTAACGTAA
- a CDS encoding acyl-CoA carboxylase subunit beta has translation MINLEFNKNEDAMKLAVSQLRQRWEQVSLGGGKKAIEKQHDKKKLTARERIEYLRDGNTPFTEIGALCGWEMYKDEGGCPSGGTVAGIGYVSGRQCVIVANDQTVKAGAWFPITGKKNLRMQEISMENNLPIIYLVDSAGVYLPMQSEIFPDKEHFGRIFRNNAKMSAMGITQIAAVMGSCVAGGAYLPLMSDEVLMVDNNSSIALAGPYLVKAAIGEDIDILTLGGSVTHTAISGNADYRFESEEACLDYIKSLISKLGHGPKAGFDRIAPAPPKKDPQELYGIMPADATKPYDMLDIIERFVDNSEFEQFKEDYGKTILTGYARVDGWAVGIVANQRKMVKNHKGEMQMGGVIYNDSADKVARFVMNCNQKKIPLIFLQDVTGFMVGSRSEHAGIIKDGAKMVNAVANSVVPKITIYIGNSYGAGNYAMCGKAYDPRFIYAWPYARLAAMGGEQAAKTVLQSQINSLKSKGKELTPDEENALLEKIRERYEEQSTAYYAAARLMVDGIIDPVDTRRMIAEGIAAANHNPHIEPFRTGVIQV, from the coding sequence ATGATAAATCTGGAATTCAACAAGAACGAAGATGCAATGAAGCTGGCGGTTAGCCAACTCAGGCAGCGCTGGGAGCAGGTTTCCCTTGGCGGCGGGAAGAAAGCCATTGAAAAGCAACACGACAAGAAAAAACTCACCGCCCGTGAAAGGATCGAGTATCTGCGTGACGGGAACACACCTTTTACCGAGATCGGAGCACTTTGCGGATGGGAAATGTACAAAGACGAAGGGGGCTGTCCATCCGGCGGCACCGTGGCCGGTATCGGTTATGTCAGCGGCCGCCAGTGCGTGATTGTGGCCAATGATCAGACCGTGAAAGCCGGCGCCTGGTTCCCCATCACCGGTAAAAAGAACCTTCGCATGCAGGAGATCTCTATGGAGAATAACCTCCCCATCATTTACCTGGTAGACAGTGCCGGTGTTTACCTGCCCATGCAGTCGGAGATCTTTCCCGACAAAGAACATTTCGGCCGCATCTTCCGCAACAATGCAAAGATGAGCGCCATGGGCATCACACAGATCGCTGCTGTGATGGGATCCTGCGTGGCAGGAGGCGCCTATCTCCCATTGATGAGCGATGAAGTATTGATGGTAGACAACAACAGTTCCATTGCCCTGGCAGGGCCTTATTTGGTGAAGGCCGCCATCGGGGAAGATATCGATATCCTCACACTCGGAGGATCCGTTACGCATACTGCTATCAGTGGTAATGCAGACTATCGTTTCGAATCGGAAGAAGCCTGCCTGGATTATATCAAAAGCCTGATCAGCAAACTTGGTCATGGTCCCAAAGCCGGGTTCGACCGCATCGCTCCCGCTCCTCCCAAAAAAGATCCGCAGGAACTGTATGGCATCATGCCTGCAGATGCAACCAAACCTTACGATATGCTGGACATTATCGAAAGGTTTGTTGACAATTCCGAATTCGAACAGTTCAAGGAAGATTATGGCAAAACTATCCTCACCGGTTATGCGCGTGTTGATGGCTGGGCTGTGGGCATTGTTGCCAACCAACGCAAAATGGTAAAGAACCACAAAGGTGAAATGCAGATGGGTGGCGTTATTTACAACGACAGTGCAGATAAGGTAGCCCGCTTTGTGATGAACTGCAACCAGAAAAAGATCCCCCTGATCTTCCTGCAGGATGTAACCGGATTCATGGTAGGAAGCAGAAGTGAACATGCCGGCATCATCAAGGATGGAGCAAAGATGGTGAATGCTGTGGCCAATTCCGTTGTTCCCAAGATCACCATCTATATCGGCAATTCATATGGCGCAGGCAATTACGCCATGTGCGGAAAAGCCTACGATCCCCGCTTCATCTATGCATGGCCGTATGCACGTCTTGCAGCAATGGGCGGAGAACAGGCTGCCAAAACCGTATTGCAAAGCCAGATCAACAGTCTCAAATCAAAAGGCAAGGAACTCACGCCCGATGAGGAGAATGCATTACTGGAAAAGATCCGTGAACGTTACGAAGAGCAAAGCACTGCTTACTATGCAGCCGCTCGTCTGATGGTGGACGGTATCATCGATCCTGTTGATACCAGGAGAATGATTGCAGAAGGCATTGCGGCAGCCAATCACAATCCTCATATCGAGCCTTTCAGAACGGGAGTGATACAGGTTTAA
- the manA gene encoding mannose-6-phosphate isomerase, class I, with amino-acid sequence MQNNTKIFRLEGKVQHYAWGGSDYIPALLSRQNPEKQPFAEYWMGGHENAPALVVTAEGKIPLNEFIAGNPATLLGKTVNEKFGRLPYLLKVLDVKDMLSIQVHPAKSAAVAEFEAENKKGTPLNDPKRNYKDDNHKPELMVALSDFWLLHGFRSTEDTAVIIGKIPELNFLIPYHDQKDHARIYKHVMTMPQHEVNQALQPLLDRIIPLYKEGKLEKSDPSFWAARAAITFNEPGRIDRGIFSIYLFNLVRIEPDYAIFQDAGVPHAYLEGQNMEIMANSDNVLRGGLTNKHVDVDELMKHVKFTPVEPRLIMGSVEMETPEGQFAETRFKTPAPDFELRQIWLPEGEQLTVPVDTADIFFALAGKAEVKSGDTSFELNRGEAMLAIPGAEVSVKAIGDEVVIFRATAGI; translated from the coding sequence ATGCAAAATAATACAAAAATCTTCAGGCTCGAAGGCAAGGTGCAACATTACGCATGGGGCGGCAGCGATTATATTCCGGCATTGTTATCCCGGCAGAACCCGGAGAAGCAACCATTTGCTGAATACTGGATGGGCGGTCATGAGAATGCACCGGCCCTGGTAGTAACGGCAGAAGGAAAAATTCCCCTGAATGAATTCATCGCCGGTAATCCGGCCACACTGCTGGGTAAGACAGTGAATGAAAAATTCGGCCGTCTGCCTTATCTGCTGAAGGTACTCGATGTGAAAGATATGCTGAGCATCCAGGTGCATCCCGCCAAAAGCGCAGCAGTGGCAGAGTTCGAAGCAGAGAACAAAAAAGGAACGCCACTGAACGACCCCAAAAGGAATTATAAAGATGATAACCACAAACCCGAACTGATGGTGGCCCTCTCTGATTTCTGGCTCCTGCATGGATTCAGAAGTACGGAGGATACTGCCGTGATCATCGGGAAGATACCGGAACTGAACTTTCTTATCCCGTATCACGATCAAAAAGACCATGCGCGGATATACAAGCATGTTATGACCATGCCGCAACACGAAGTGAACCAGGCATTGCAACCACTGCTGGATCGCATCATTCCTCTTTACAAGGAAGGCAAGCTGGAGAAATCCGATCCCAGCTTCTGGGCTGCACGCGCAGCCATCACTTTCAATGAACCGGGCCGCATTGACCGTGGCATCTTCTCCATCTATCTTTTCAATCTCGTTCGTATCGAGCCTGATTATGCCATCTTCCAGGATGCAGGCGTACCGCATGCTTACCTGGAAGGACAGAATATGGAGATCATGGCCAATTCAGATAATGTATTGCGCGGTGGCCTCACCAACAAACATGTTGATGTGGATGAGCTGATGAAGCATGTGAAATTCACGCCGGTGGAACCAAGGCTTATCATGGGCTCTGTGGAAATGGAAACACCCGAAGGACAATTTGCTGAAACCCGTTTCAAAACGCCTGCACCCGATTTTGAACTGAGGCAGATCTGGTTGCCGGAAGGGGAGCAGCTGACAGTTCCGGTTGATACTGCCGATATCTTCTTTGCACTGGCCGGTAAGGCTGAGGTAAAGAGCGGTGATACTTCGTTTGAGCTGAACCGTGGCGAAGCCATGCTGGCCATTCCCGGAGCAGAAGTGAGTGTGAAAGCGATAGGGGATGAAGTGGTGATCTTCAGGGCTACTGCAGGAATATGA
- the xerD gene encoding site-specific tyrosine recombinase XerD, translating to MWLDSKKGFQRYITTEKSLSGNSVEAYLSDVDKLTQYLSAREENIKPSDITLKDLQAFLVWISELGMTTTSQARIVAGIRQFFRYCVIEEITQHDPSILLEAPRLRKALPEVLAYEEIEAIIAQIDLSKPEGHRNKAILETMYSCGLRVSEVINLKISKLSLDKDFISVVGKGDKERLIPIGASAIEQIRIYQQNYRNQQMPAKGSEDFLFLNRRGKPLSRVMVFLILKELASMAGITKNISPHTFRHSFATHLVEGGANLRAVQQMLGHASITTTEIYTHLDNNFLKSTMASYHPAFRRRF from the coding sequence ATGTGGCTTGACAGCAAAAAAGGATTCCAACGATATATCACCACGGAGAAGTCTTTATCCGGCAACTCTGTGGAAGCCTACCTGAGTGATGTGGACAAGCTCACGCAATACCTCTCCGCCAGAGAGGAAAACATCAAACCTTCCGATATCACTCTCAAAGACCTTCAGGCCTTCCTGGTATGGATAAGCGAACTGGGCATGACTACCACCTCCCAGGCCCGCATTGTAGCCGGTATCCGGCAGTTCTTCAGGTATTGCGTGATCGAGGAGATCACGCAGCACGATCCCTCCATCCTGCTGGAAGCGCCACGCCTCAGGAAGGCATTGCCCGAAGTGCTGGCCTATGAAGAGATTGAAGCCATCATTGCACAGATCGACCTCAGCAAGCCCGAAGGGCATCGCAACAAAGCCATCCTGGAAACAATGTACAGCTGCGGCCTGCGCGTGAGCGAAGTGATCAACCTGAAGATCTCGAAGCTTTCGCTCGACAAAGACTTTATCAGCGTGGTGGGCAAGGGCGATAAAGAAAGGCTGATCCCTATCGGCGCCTCGGCCATCGAACAGATCCGTATCTACCAGCAGAACTATCGCAACCAGCAGATGCCCGCCAAAGGCTCGGAAGATTTTCTCTTCCTCAACAGAAGAGGCAAACCTCTCAGCCGTGTGATGGTATTCCTTATATTGAAAGAGCTGGCCTCGATGGCCGGCATCACCAAGAATATCTCTCCGCATACTTTCCGTCATTCCTTTGCCACTCACCTGGTGGAAGGAGGCGCCAATCTCCGCGCAGTACAACAGATGCTTGGGCATGCCAGCATCACAACAACAGAGATCTATACACATCTCGATAATAATTTCCTGAAATCAACGATGGCGAGCTATCATCCCGCTTTCAGAAGGAGGTTTTAA